Proteins co-encoded in one Brassica rapa cultivar Chiifu-401-42 chromosome A02, CAAS_Brap_v3.01, whole genome shotgun sequence genomic window:
- the LOC103851252 gene encoding cation/calcium exchanger 2, giving the protein MGFSFSSIRYGYLRITFLLLLSYILFSVIATPVDSSVLKPKTEHDGCSALKHFHDYQSKCAYLQTIDPCASQGFVDYLSLLYCNFEKFPLLGQSLLFLWLLALFYVLGHTASEYFCSSLESLSKLLNLSPTVAGVTLLSLGNGAPDLFASLVSFMGEDSKGTYDVGLNTVVGGSSFVTCVVVGIISISLRSRGVRIERSAFIRDVCFFCAAIGSLGLILVYGKINFWGALGFCSLYAVYVAFVYLSWRFGGEGGEFDLESVHKRVSLSEPILQREDVDEEHRSNVADDDHQRHYYWKLVVWVMTLPIYLPRRLTIPVVSEAKWSKPLAVTSVTLAPVLLSFLWNWKCSPTSFEAVIVYLTGCLVGIVLGLTALATTKMSNPPKKWLLPWLAGGFVMSMTWSYISAQELVALLTSLGYIFGVSPSILGLTVLAWGNSIGDLITNVTMALHDGDEGAQVAVSGCYAGPIFNTLFALGISLVGCAWEVYPLSIVIKTDPRLLESLGFLVVGLVWSFLVLFSNRMRLGGVMGVGLLVIYLASLSIRIVQTVGDSY; this is encoded by the coding sequence ATGGGATTCTCCTTCTCCTCAATCCGTTATGGCTACTTGAGAATCacattcctcctcctcctctcttatATCCTCTTCAGCGTCATCGCAACCCCTGTTGATTCCAGCGTCCTCAAACCCAAAACAGAGCATGATGGCTGCAGCGCCCTGAAGCACTTTCACGACTACCAATCAAAGTGCGCGTACCTGCAAACCATCGACCCTTGCGCGAGCCAAGGCTTCGTCGATTACCTCTCCTTACTCTATTGCAACTTCGAAAAGTTTCCACTTTTGGGCCAATCCCTCCTCTTCCTCTGGCTCCTCGCTCTGTTCTACGTCTTGGGCCACACTGCCTCCGAGTATTTCTGCTCATCTCTTGAGTCTCTCTCGAAGCTTCTCAACCTATCCCCAACCGTCGCCGGCGTGACGCTTCTCTCGCTCGGCAACGGGGCTCCTGATCTGTTCGCGAGTTTGGTCTCTTTCATGGGGGAAGACTCGAAGGGCACTTACGACGTTGGTCTCAACACTGTTGTTGGAGGCTCTTCTTTCGTCACGTGCGTTGTGGTTGGGATTATAAGCATCTCGTTGCGTAGTAGAGGGGTTAGAATCGAGAGGTCTGCCTTTATTAGAGACGTTTGCTTCTTCTGTGCGGCGATTGGCTCCTTGGGTTTGATTTTGGTTTATGGGAAAATCAACTTCTGGGGCGCTCTTGGGTTCTGTTCGTTGTACGCTGTTTATGTCGCGTTTGTGTATCTTTCTTGGAGGTTTGGTGGTGAAGGTGGTGAATTTGATCTTGAGTCGGTTCATAAGCGTGTGAGTCTTAGTGAACCAATCTTGCAAAGAGAGGATGTTGATGAAGAGCATCGTAGTAATGTCGCTGATGATGATCATCAGCGACATTACTACTGGAAGTTGGTGGTTTGGGTTATGACTTTACCTATCTACCTACCAAGGAGATTGACTATTCCTGTTGTTAGTGAAGCCAAATGGTCTAAACCATTAGCTGTTACCTCGGTCACACTTGCTCCGGTTCTGTTATCGTTTCTCTGGAACTGGAAGTGTAGTCCGACCAGTTTTGAGGCGGTTATTGTTTACCTAACCGGGTGTTTAGTCGGTATAGTTCTCGGTCTCACTGCATTAGCCACGACGAAGATGTCAAACCCGCCAAAGAAATGGTTATTACCTTGGTTAGCAGGAGGATTTGTTATGAGCATGACATGGAGTTACATCTCAGCGCAAGAGCTAGTCGCGCTTCTAACTTCACTAGGTTATATTTTCGGGGTAAGCCCGTCGATCTTAGGCCTCACGGTCCTCGCGTGGGGGAACTCTATAGGAGATCTTATAACAAACGTGACGATGGCGCTGCACGATGGTGACGAAGGAGCTCAAGTGGCTGTATCGGGTTGTTACGCGGGCCCAATCTTTAATACGTTGTTTGCTCTTGGGATATCGCTTGTGGGATGCGCGTGGGAGGTTTATCCGTTGAGTATTGTGATAAAGACGGATCCTCGTTTGCTGGAGAGTCTTGGGTTTCTGGTGGTAGGACTGGTTTGGTCGTTCTTGGTTCTGTTTAGTAACCGGATGAGGCTTGGTGGTGTGATGGGGGTAGGGCTTTTGGTTATCTACTTGGCTTCATTGTCTATAAGGATTGTACAAACAGTTGGAGATTCTTACTAA
- the LOC103851134 gene encoding probable F-box protein At4g22165, with the protein MEESHNPNSHERLKSWSELPSDLLYSLLERLSFTDFRRAKSVCRSWYSASRQCVPKNNHIPWLLLFPEDNNSCCTLFNPAEKDKLYRTHDLDLVLPRIFCLKTCGSWLLMRNRSSNLYLVNLFTKERINLPPVESQVGTTKLERTVVGFRITCPDGSKPGKPMHIRSPVVWIDEKTKDYLVSWGLGTCCVVYSKKGDNSWTQIPEALDCCDMVYKDHKLYFFSYSRDLRIYDFSGEAPREIFWCRCVYVERFAYDGGGPRRPHVTNRKRLVVTKLVVTVTGDVLKVETYLIPKSRIWSFRLFKVCSSGDFKRVHSLGDESMLLALGITVLANNYEGIRRNSIYFNASHNITSDIFLFNLETRKMEQLHKFDCSSDQLSGNRWFLPSFTQAVVA; encoded by the coding sequence ATGGAGGAGAGTCATAACCCTAATTCCCATGAGCGTCTCAAATCCTGGTCGGAGCTCCCTTCAGATCTCCTGTACTCGCTGCTTGAACGCCTGAGCTTTACCGACTTCCGACGAGCTAAATCCGTGTGTAGGTCCTGGTACTCCGCTTCGAGACAATGCGTGCCCAAAAACAATCACATCCCTTGGCTGCTCCTTTTCCCCGAAGATAACAACAGTTGCTGCACCTTGTTTAATCCCGCGGAGAAAGACAAACTCTACAGGACGCATGATCTGGATTTGGTGCTCCCGAGGATATTTTGTTTAAAGACGTGTGGAAGCTGGCTCTTGATGCGAAACCGTTCGAGTAATCTCTACCTTGTGAATCTCTTCACCAAGGAGAGGATCAATCTACCTCCTGTGGAGTCACAGGTCGGAACGACAAAGTTGGAGCGGACGGTAGTTGGGTTTCGCATTACATGTCCCGACGGAAGCAAGCCGGGTAAACCTATGCACATACGATCCCCTGTGGTTTGGATCGACGAGAAAACCAAAGATTATCTTGTTTCGTGGGGACTTGGAACCTGTTGTGTGGTCTATTCCAAGAAAGGAGATAACTCGTGGACTCAAATCCCGGAAGCATTAGATTGTTGTGACATGGTTTACAAGGATCACAAGCTTTACTTCTTTAGTTATTCCCGTGATCTGAGGATCTATGATTTTTCGGGAGAGGCTCCGCGAGAAATCTTTTGGTGTAGATGTGTTTATGTCGAAAGATTTGCCTACGATGGTGGTGGTCCCAGACGTCCTCATGTAACTAACAGAAAGAGACTTGTAGTCACAAAACTTGTAGTCACGGTGACTGGAGATGTCCTCAAGGTTGAAACATACTTAATACCTAAGTCTAGAATCTGGTCATTCCGTCTCTTCAAAGTTTGTTCATCAGGTGACTTTAAACGAGTTCATTCCTTGGGGGACGAGTCAATGCTTCTGGCTCTTGGCATCACTGTGCTCGCCAACAACTATGAGGGCATCCGTAGAAACTCCATCTATTTCAATGCTAGTCATAATATCACAAGTGATATCTTTCTCTTCAATCTCGAGACGCGGAAGATGGAGCAACTACACAAATTTGATTGCTCCTCTGATCAACTCTCTGGAAATCGATGGTTCTTACCAAGTTTCACACAGGCAGTTGTGGCATGA